The proteins below come from a single Cannabis sativa cultivar Pink pepper isolate KNU-18-1 chromosome 3, ASM2916894v1, whole genome shotgun sequence genomic window:
- the LOC115708830 gene encoding probable 3-deoxy-D-manno-octulosonic acid transferase, mitochondrial yields MSLRLSLLCRTGPWAFQSRSIVVPFRFVCVKTRQQNQTSEDTEMAATKATLVYTIYRALSYGLSPLLYLHLRWRKILGLEHQLRWPERLGRASLPRPPGQLLWFHAVSLGEGVAAIPVIKECIRKKPELNILMTTTTASAFEVIKNRLPCEVIYQFAPIDTPNAVDAFLGYWKPNAIVLVESELWPNLIMDASRKGITLALINARMSTKSFKRWSRPWLLPLISLMLSKFSMIIPLSTMQAVNFQLLLAPPSIIKSSGDLKFVVEEFVSEEEMRSIEDLKVQLACRKVWMASSIHKGEEEVILAVHEVLIQEHPDLVTIIVPRYTHHGQQIGHKLQKEGQYVALRSQGHKITPGTNIYVVDTLGELRHLYRITPIAVIGGSFLPGFTGHNISEAAAAGCAVLTGQHVGHFSSMISEMQQLNPLSVLQVSGQVELQEALEVVFRDKKVLEARREAAKQAYHCLSRGTVTRVWNLLDSQLLKHALS; encoded by the exons ATGAGCCTTCGTTTGTCCCTATTATGTCGTACAGGCCCATGGGCTTTCCAGTCCAGAAGCATCGTCGTTCCGTTTCGTTTCGTCTGCGTAAAAACTAGACAGCAAAATCAAACCTCAGAAGATACAGAAATGGCGGCAACGAAAGCCACGTTGGTCTACACTATTTACAGAGCTCTCAGCTACGGTCTATCTCCATTGTTATACCTTCACCTTCGTTGGCGTAAGATCTTAGGTCTCGAACATCAGCTCCGGTGGCCGGAGCGTCTCGGCCGCGCCTCCCTTCCTCGTCCCCCAGGCCAACTCCTCTGGTTCCATGCCGTCTCCTTAG GTGAAGGAGTGGCTGCGATTCCAGTAATCAAAGAGTGTATTCGAAAGAAACCTGAATTGAATATCTTGATGACCACTACTACTGCTTCAGCATT TGAAGTGATAAAGAATCGTCTTCCTTGTGAAGTCATATATCAG TTTGCGCCAATTGACACCCCTAATGCTGTGGATGCTTTCCTAGGCTATTGGAAGCCAAATGCAATTGTGCTAGTAGAGAGTGAATTGTGGCCGAATCTTATAATGGATGCTTCACGAAAGGGT ATTACCTTGGCCTTGATAAATGCTCGAATGTCAACCAAATCTTTTAAACGTTGGTCAAGACCGTGGCTTCTTCCACTGATTTCTTTAATGCTGTCAAAATTTTCAATGATTATCCCATTG AGCACTATGCAGGCAGTAAACTTCCAACTACTGCTCGCTCCACCTTCTATCATTAAATCTTCCGGTGACTTAAAATTTG TTGTTGAAGAATTTGTCTCTGAGGAAGAGATGAGAAGTATAGAAGATCTGAAGGTGCAACTTGCTTGCAGGAAGGTATGGATGGCTTCTTCTATACACAagggagaagaagaag TCATTCTAGCTGTTCACGAAGTACTCATCCAAGAACACCCAGATTTGGTGACAATTATTGTGCCTCGATATACCCATCACGGACAACAAATTGGTCAT AAGTTGCAGAAAGAGGGGCAATATGTTGCTTTGAGGTCTCAAGGCCATAAAATTACACCTGGGacaaatatatatgttgtagACACCTTAG GTGAATTGAGGCACCTATATCGAATAACTCCTATAGCTGTAATCGGGGGTTCCTTCCTGCCTGGTTTTACTGGTCACAATATATCAGAAGCTGCTGCAGCCGGCTGTGCTGTTCTAACTG GCCAACATGTTGGACATTTCTCAAGCATGATTTCGGAAATGCAACAATTAAACCCTCTGTCAGTTCTCCAG GTGTCTGGACAAGTTGAGTTACAAGAAGCTCTTGAAGTTGTATTTAGGGACAAGAAAGTTCTCGAAGCTCGTCGTGAGGCTGCTAAACAAGCATATCATTGCCTATCAAGAGGTACTGTTACCAGAGTCTGGAACTTATTAGATAGTCAACTTCTGAAACATGCCTTGAGCTGA